The following proteins are co-located in the Myroides profundi genome:
- the serS gene encoding serine--tRNA ligase, which translates to MLQIAFIRENQEQVVKGLAKRNLDVADLLKEVLELDEKRRSTQVELDNVLAESNKLSKSIGELMKSGEKAKAEIIKEKTSNLRDQSKQLTEELNNVSALLTEKLYTIPNVPTDIVPAGKDADDNLNVFEAGEVPTLHEGALPHWELAKKYDIIDFELGNKITGAGFPVYKGKGARLQRALISYFLDKNTEAGYREYQVPHLINEASGYGTGQLPDKEGQMYHSTVDDLYLIPTAEVPVTNIFRDVILQETELPIMCTAYTPCFRREAGSYGAHVRGLNRLHQFDKVEIVRIEHPDNSYQALDGMVEHIKGLLNDLKLPYRILRLCGGDMGFTSALTYDFEVFSTAQDRWLEISSVSNFETFQANRLKLRFRDKDGKNQLAHTLNGSSLALPRVLAGILENYQTPEGIVIPEVLRPYTGFDIID; encoded by the coding sequence ATGTTACAGATAGCTTTTATTAGAGAAAATCAAGAGCAAGTGGTTAAAGGATTAGCCAAAAGAAATCTTGATGTTGCCGATTTGCTAAAAGAAGTGCTTGAATTAGATGAGAAAAGAAGAAGCACACAGGTGGAATTAGACAATGTATTAGCAGAATCGAACAAACTATCCAAAAGCATCGGGGAGTTGATGAAAAGTGGTGAAAAAGCAAAAGCTGAAATCATCAAAGAAAAAACATCAAACTTACGTGACCAAAGCAAACAATTAACGGAAGAACTTAATAATGTATCTGCATTATTAACAGAGAAGTTATATACTATACCAAACGTACCAACAGATATCGTACCTGCTGGTAAAGACGCTGATGATAACTTAAATGTATTCGAAGCAGGAGAAGTACCTACACTACATGAAGGAGCTTTACCACACTGGGAATTAGCAAAGAAATATGACATCATTGACTTTGAACTAGGGAATAAAATTACTGGAGCAGGTTTTCCTGTATATAAAGGTAAAGGAGCTCGTCTACAACGTGCATTAATCTCTTACTTCTTAGACAAGAATACAGAAGCAGGATATAGAGAATATCAAGTTCCTCACTTAATCAATGAGGCTTCAGGATATGGTACAGGACAATTGCCAGATAAAGAAGGGCAAATGTATCACAGTACAGTTGACGATCTATACTTAATCCCAACAGCAGAGGTACCTGTGACTAATATCTTTAGAGATGTTATCTTACAAGAGACAGAATTACCAATTATGTGTACAGCTTATACACCATGTTTCCGTAGAGAAGCAGGATCATATGGAGCACACGTAAGAGGTCTTAACCGTCTTCACCAATTTGACAAAGTAGAAATCGTACGTATCGAACACCCTGATAATTCTTATCAAGCATTAGACGGAATGGTAGAACATATTAAAGGACTATTGAACGACCTTAAACTTCCATATAGAATCTTAAGATTATGTGGTGGAGATATGGGATTCACATCAGCTCTTACTTATGACTTCGAAGTGTTCTCTACAGCACAAGACAGATGGTTAGAAATTAGTTCTGTATCTAACTTCGAGACATTCCAAGCGAATAGATTGAAATTAAGATTCAGAGATAAAGATGGTAAAAACCAATTAGCACACACTTTAAATGGTAGTTCACTAGCATTACCTCGTGTACTAGCAGGTATCTTAGAAAACTATCAAACACCAGAAGGAATCGTAATTCCAGAAGTTTTACGCCCTTACACAGGATTTGATATTATCGACTAA
- a CDS encoding DUF4286 family protein yields the protein MIIYNITVNIHESAHDVWMQWTKNAYIPGILATGKFDKAKIVKVLIEEEMGGKTYSIQFETQSKELLDQFYKEDFDRFEIEAKRLFGELMLTFKTELELISEHQ from the coding sequence ATGATCATATATAATATCACAGTCAACATTCATGAAAGCGCACATGACGTATGGATGCAATGGACAAAAAATGCTTATATACCAGGAATATTAGCAACAGGAAAGTTCGACAAAGCTAAGATCGTCAAAGTACTCATCGAAGAAGAAATGGGAGGAAAAACTTATTCTATCCAATTCGAAACACAGAGTAAAGAGTTACTAGATCAGTTCTATAAAGAAGACTTTGATCGTTTTGAGATCGAAGCTAAACGCCTTTTTGGTGAGCTTATGCTAACATTTAAGACAGAACTAGAATTAATCAGCGAACATCAATAA
- the rsmA gene encoding 16S rRNA (adenine(1518)-N(6)/adenine(1519)-N(6))-dimethyltransferase RsmA yields MDKVRAKKHLGQHFLTDESVAKRIADTLTLEGYKKVLEIGPGMGVLTKYILDKPIETFVVEIDTESVDYLHAHYNKLHDHIFAQDFLKFDIVRAFNQEPFAVIGNFPYNISTQIVFRALELRDYIPEFSGMFQKEVAERICEKKGTKAYGILSVLAQAFYETEYLFTVDEHVFNPPPKVKSGVMRMIRKEDYSLPCSEKLFFTVVKTAFNQRRKTLRNSLKSFNLPEEIRSEEVFNLRPEQLDYKEFIELTKKIEAYGV; encoded by the coding sequence ATGGATAAAGTAAGAGCAAAAAAACACTTAGGTCAGCATTTCTTAACTGACGAAAGTGTCGCAAAGAGAATCGCTGATACCTTGACATTAGAAGGATACAAGAAGGTATTAGAGATAGGTCCAGGTATGGGAGTTCTAACAAAATATATATTAGACAAACCGATAGAAACATTCGTAGTAGAGATAGATACTGAATCAGTAGACTATTTACATGCTCATTATAACAAACTACACGACCATATATTCGCACAAGACTTTCTAAAGTTCGATATAGTACGTGCTTTTAATCAAGAACCATTTGCTGTAATCGGTAACTTCCCTTATAATATCTCTACACAAATCGTGTTTAGAGCATTAGAACTAAGAGACTATATCCCTGAGTTCTCAGGTATGTTCCAAAAGGAAGTAGCAGAACGTATCTGTGAGAAAAAAGGAACTAAAGCTTATGGTATACTTTCAGTATTAGCACAAGCTTTCTATGAAACAGAATATTTATTCACTGTAGACGAACACGTATTTAACCCACCTCCAAAAGTAAAATCAGGGGTAATGCGTATGATCCGTAAAGAGGATTACAGTCTACCATGTAGTGAAAAATTATTCTTTACAGTAGTAAAAACTGCCTTTAATCAGAGAAGAAAGACATTACGCAACAGCTTAAAAAGCTTTAACTTGCCAGAGGAAATAAGATCTGAAGAAGTATTTAATTTAAGACCAGAACAATTAGACTATAAAGAATTTATAGAACTAACAAAGAAAATAGAAGCCTATGGAGTTTAA
- the rseP gene encoding RIP metalloprotease RseP yields the protein MDILIKLSQFLLSLSLLIILHELGHFIPAKLFKTRVEKFYLFFDVKFSLFKKKIGDTVYGIGWLPLGGYVKISGMVDESMDTDQLAGEPQPWEFRSKPAWQRLIIMLGGVTVNFILAFVIYIGMAYAYGESYIANKDVKSGIWVQNPILEDAGLKTGDKVLTVDGKEIVKFNSLPEAILMGKDIEVERAGVVEHVQLPVDFLGQITENKGNGFIGLRIPFIVAGFGENSINEGTLMVKDIVKSINGVETPFFDMVSNVLEENKGKTVAVVVNRDGKDTTVDVKVNQEGKIETYYAPALPFDNLQKLGLYEISREQYSLAEAIPAGLHMGKDRIMSYFGQLKKIVQPETGAYKGVGGFKAIYDIFPQFWSWQVFWSITAMLSIMLGVMNLLPIPALDGGHVIFLLYEMISGRKPSDKFLGNAQMVGFFILIALLLFANGNDIYKAIFN from the coding sequence ATGGATATACTTATTAAATTATCTCAATTCTTATTGAGTTTGTCGTTGTTAATTATCTTACACGAGTTAGGGCATTTTATCCCAGCTAAACTTTTTAAAACACGTGTCGAGAAGTTTTACTTATTTTTTGATGTTAAGTTTTCTTTGTTTAAAAAGAAGATAGGAGATACTGTTTATGGTATTGGGTGGTTGCCATTGGGTGGATATGTAAAAATATCTGGTATGGTGGATGAAAGTATGGATACAGACCAATTAGCAGGTGAGCCACAACCATGGGAGTTTAGATCTAAACCAGCTTGGCAACGTTTGATCATTATGTTAGGTGGAGTTACTGTAAACTTTATTTTAGCTTTTGTTATCTATATTGGGATGGCTTATGCGTATGGTGAGTCATATATTGCTAATAAAGATGTGAAGAGCGGAATCTGGGTTCAGAATCCTATCTTAGAAGACGCTGGTCTTAAAACAGGTGATAAGGTATTGACTGTTGATGGGAAGGAGATTGTGAAGTTTAATAGTCTACCAGAGGCAATCCTTATGGGGAAAGATATCGAGGTAGAACGTGCTGGTGTAGTTGAACATGTACAGTTGCCAGTTGATTTTCTTGGACAAATTACTGAAAATAAAGGAAATGGTTTCATAGGATTGCGTATTCCTTTTATTGTAGCAGGATTTGGAGAGAACTCTATTAATGAAGGTACATTAATGGTTAAAGATATTGTGAAGTCTATTAATGGGGTAGAGACACCTTTCTTTGATATGGTAAGCAATGTTTTAGAAGAGAACAAAGGAAAGACTGTTGCTGTTGTAGTGAATCGCGATGGAAAAGATACGACTGTTGATGTAAAGGTAAATCAAGAAGGTAAGATAGAGACATACTATGCTCCTGCTTTGCCATTTGATAATTTACAAAAACTTGGACTATATGAGATAAGTAGAGAGCAGTATTCCTTAGCTGAGGCTATTCCTGCGGGGTTGCACATGGGGAAAGATAGAATCATGAGTTATTTCGGACAGTTAAAGAAAATTGTACAACCTGAGACAGGTGCATATAAAGGAGTAGGAGGGTTTAAAGCTATTTATGATATCTTCCCTCAGTTTTGGAGCTGGCAAGTATTCTGGAGTATTACAGCGATGTTATCTATCATGTTAGGGGTTATGAATTTATTACCGATCCCTGCTTTAGATGGTGGACATGTAATCTTTTTATTGTACGAAATGATCTCTGGAAGAAAACCAAGTGATAAATTCTTGGGTAACGCTCAGATGGTAGGATTCTTCATACTTATTGCATTATTGTTATTCGCTAATGGGAATGATATTTATAAGGCAATTTTTAATTAG